The following coding sequences lie in one Miscanthus floridulus cultivar M001 chromosome 9, ASM1932011v1, whole genome shotgun sequence genomic window:
- the LOC136482068 gene encoding uncharacterized protein: MILDNDDDELMEELMNDEEDDEFLHGMYQFAVHIDKYMNRAQYRTPRVSGLQWVHDKLDNIKSCYNMFRMTPTIFHSLHNLLVDKYGLKSTTKSTSVEALGMFLWMVGAPQSVRQAEDRFERSLGTVSTMFTKVLRCLVRLAADIIKPVDPQFRTMHPRLRSTRCYPYFKNCIGAIDGTHIPCVVPNHLFIQHLCRKSITTQNVMACCDFDMRFTFVNAGWPRSVHDMRVFNDSTTTYSAVFPHPPNDT; the protein is encoded by the coding sequence ATGATattggataatgatgatgatgagttgatGGAAGAGCTAATGAATGATGAGGAGGATGATGAGTTTCTCCATGGTATGTACCAGTTTGCTGTGCACATTGACAAGTATATGAATAGGGCTCAGTATAGGACTCCAAGAGTTAGTGGTTTGCAGTGGGTGCATGATAAGCTTGACAACATTAAGTCTTGTTATAACATGTTTAGAATGACCCCAACAATATTCCATAGCCTTCATAACTTGTTAGTGGACAAATATGGGCTCAAGTCTACCACTAAGTCCACATCTGTTGAGGCTTTAGGGATGTTTCTTTGGATGGTAGGAGCACCACAGTCTGTTAGGCAAGCAGAGGACAGGTTTGAGAGGTCATTGGGCACTGTTTCAACAATGTTTACCAAAGTTTTGAGGTGTCTGGTCAGGCTTGCTGCAGACATTATTAAGCCAGTAGATCCACAGTTCAGAACAATGCATCCTAGACTAAGAAGTACTAGATGTTATCCCTACTTCAAGAACTGCATAGGGGCTATAGATGGGACTCATATCCCTTGTGTCGTGCCAAACCATTTGTTTATTCAGCACTTGTGCCGCAAGAGCATCACTACACAAAATGTAATGGCCTGTTGTGACTTCGACATGAGGTTTACATTTGTTAATGCTGGCTGGCCTAGATCTGTTCATGACATGAGAGTGTTCAATGATTCAACAACAACATACTCCGCAGTCTTTCCACATCCACCAAATGATACGTAG